Proteins encoded within one genomic window of Variovorax sp. OAS795:
- a CDS encoding PLP-dependent aminotransferase family protein has translation MDSLPLYRQHAAHYVDAIHTGSLKQGDKLPSLRSLMRLHGISLSTALQLCRTMESDGWVEARDRSGYFVRRPKRLAIAPLDEPAVGLAPDPAQYVGIHAKVSDFVARRRQIPEKLNLSIARGAPELYPAEALRNAMTRLLRQQPEMLTVASPLKGHRPFREVLAQRSLRVGMAISPEDILVTNGCIEALNLALRAVAQPGDTVAVESPTFYGLLQVLESLGMRALEIPTSPQTGLSIEALELAIGTYDNIKAVVVVPHLQNPLGSVMPDAHKARLAQLCERHAIPLIEDDTYSELVDAPTPPRALKSWDASGNVIHCASLHKILAPGLRLGWIAAGRWQARVEMLKFAQTRNNEGLSQGAAGLFMGTGAYDRHLRHLRGCLKTQREQTADAIASHFPAGTRINLPPGGLQLWVELPERLSSSRVFDAALAERIVVAPGTLFSNSSRFDHCLRINCGWPYGEAVDTGLRRLGQIVGMLAREAAAPSPPAAAARPLQARRIQSRSARAA, from the coding sequence ATGGACTCGCTACCGCTCTACCGGCAACACGCAGCGCACTATGTGGACGCGATCCACACCGGCTCGCTCAAGCAAGGCGACAAGCTGCCCTCGCTGCGCAGCCTCATGCGCCTGCACGGCATCAGCCTCTCGACCGCGCTGCAGCTGTGCCGCACCATGGAGAGCGACGGATGGGTCGAGGCGCGCGACCGCTCGGGGTACTTCGTGCGCCGCCCGAAGCGGCTCGCAATTGCACCGCTGGACGAGCCGGCCGTGGGCCTCGCGCCCGATCCGGCGCAGTACGTGGGCATCCACGCCAAGGTCTCCGATTTCGTCGCGCGCCGGCGGCAGATTCCCGAGAAGCTCAACCTCTCGATCGCACGCGGCGCACCCGAGCTGTACCCTGCCGAGGCGCTGCGCAACGCAATGACGCGCTTGCTGCGCCAGCAGCCCGAGATGCTCACGGTCGCCTCGCCGCTCAAGGGCCACCGGCCGTTCCGCGAAGTGCTCGCGCAGCGCAGCCTGCGCGTGGGCATGGCGATTTCTCCGGAAGACATCCTGGTCACCAACGGCTGCATCGAGGCCCTCAACCTCGCGCTGCGCGCCGTGGCGCAGCCGGGCGACACGGTGGCGGTGGAGTCGCCCACTTTCTACGGCCTCTTGCAGGTGCTCGAGAGCCTGGGCATGCGCGCGCTGGAGATCCCGACCAGCCCGCAGACCGGCCTCTCGATCGAGGCGCTGGAGCTGGCCATCGGCACCTACGACAACATCAAGGCGGTGGTGGTGGTGCCGCATCTTCAGAACCCGCTCGGCAGCGTGATGCCCGATGCCCACAAGGCGCGGCTTGCGCAGCTGTGCGAGCGGCACGCGATCCCGCTGATCGAGGACGACACCTACAGCGAACTCGTCGACGCCCCGACCCCGCCGCGCGCGCTCAAGTCGTGGGACGCCAGCGGCAACGTGATCCACTGCGCCTCGCTGCACAAGATCCTTGCGCCTGGCCTGCGGCTGGGCTGGATCGCCGCCGGACGCTGGCAGGCGCGGGTGGAAATGCTCAAGTTTGCGCAGACGCGCAACAACGAAGGGCTCTCGCAGGGCGCGGCGGGCCTCTTCATGGGCACCGGCGCCTACGACCGCCATCTGCGCCATCTGCGCGGCTGCCTCAAGACGCAGCGCGAGCAGACCGCCGATGCGATCGCCAGCCATTTTCCCGCGGGCACGCGCATCAACCTGCCGCCCGGCGGCTTGCAGCTGTGGGTGGAACTCCCGGAGCGCCTTTCGTCTTCACGGGTCTTCGATGCGGCGCTCGCGGAGCGCATCGTGGTGGCGCCGGGCACGCTGTTTTCCAACTCCTCGCGCTTCGACCACTGCCTGCGCATCAATTGCGGCTGGCCCTATGGCGAGGCGGTGGACACCGGCCTCAGGCGCCTGGGCCAGATCGTCGGCATGCTGGCCCGCGAAGCCGCTGCACCGTCGCCGCCTGCTGCTGCCGCCCGGCCGCTGCAGGCGCGCCGGATT
- the otsA gene encoding alpha,alpha-trehalose-phosphate synthase (UDP-forming) yields MSRLVVVSNRVADPRKPAAGGLAVALGESLQQSGGLWFGWSGQIVEDGPTGEGELHRLQAGKVTLATIDLSREDHDSYYLGYSNDVLWPVFHNRLDLAHFEAGFIGGYRRVNQLFARKLMPLLKPDDIIWIHDYHLMPLAAELRAMGCTQRIGFFLHIPLPPQIIIAAVPQHEWLMRSLFSYDLIGFQAQQDVQHFEHYVRNEAHGEYIGDDMYRAYGQTVRCSAFPIGIDVDEFAALTHGKESRDMFETMKREYSQRRLLLGIDRLDYSKGIPQRVRAFRELLANYPENRRSATLIQIASPTRETVDAYGDIRRELESLCGAINGDYGELDWMPVRYIHRMVARKRVPGLCRAAAVGLVTPLRDGMNLVAKEYIAAQDPADPGVLVLSRFAGAAEQLKEALLVNPYDTHGTAETVQQALQMPLEERRERHQKLLSRIREQDIHWWRRSFLDALRHAASQR; encoded by the coding sequence ATGAGCCGGCTCGTCGTTGTTTCCAACCGCGTGGCGGACCCGCGCAAGCCGGCGGCCGGCGGCCTGGCCGTCGCGCTCGGCGAAAGCCTGCAGCAAAGCGGCGGCCTCTGGTTCGGATGGAGCGGCCAGATCGTGGAGGACGGGCCCACGGGCGAAGGCGAGCTGCACAGGCTGCAGGCCGGCAAGGTCACGCTCGCCACCATCGACCTGAGCCGCGAGGACCACGACAGCTACTACCTGGGCTACAGCAACGACGTGCTGTGGCCGGTGTTCCACAACCGGCTGGACCTGGCGCATTTCGAGGCCGGCTTCATCGGCGGCTACCGGCGCGTGAACCAGCTGTTCGCGCGCAAGCTGATGCCGCTCCTGAAGCCCGACGACATCATCTGGATCCACGACTACCACCTGATGCCGCTCGCGGCCGAGCTGCGCGCCATGGGCTGCACGCAGCGCATCGGCTTCTTCCTGCACATCCCGCTGCCGCCGCAGATCATCATCGCGGCCGTGCCGCAGCACGAATGGCTCATGCGCTCGCTGTTCTCCTACGACCTGATCGGCTTCCAGGCGCAGCAGGACGTGCAGCATTTCGAGCACTACGTGCGCAACGAGGCACATGGCGAATACATCGGCGACGACATGTACCGCGCCTACGGGCAGACGGTGCGCTGCAGCGCCTTCCCCATCGGCATCGACGTCGACGAGTTCGCGGCGCTCACCCATGGCAAGGAGTCGCGCGACATGTTCGAGACCATGAAGCGCGAGTATTCGCAGCGCCGGCTGCTGCTGGGCATCGACCGGCTCGACTACTCCAAGGGCATCCCGCAGCGGGTGCGGGCGTTCCGCGAACTGCTCGCCAACTACCCCGAGAACCGGCGCAGCGCCACGCTGATCCAGATCGCATCGCCCACGCGCGAAACGGTCGATGCCTACGGCGACATCCGGCGCGAGCTGGAATCGCTGTGCGGCGCCATCAACGGCGACTACGGCGAGCTCGACTGGATGCCGGTGCGCTACATCCACCGCATGGTGGCGCGCAAGCGCGTGCCGGGGCTGTGCCGCGCCGCGGCCGTCGGGCTGGTGACGCCGCTGCGCGACGGCATGAACCTGGTCGCCAAGGAATACATCGCGGCGCAGGACCCGGCCGATCCCGGCGTGCTGGTGCTGTCGCGCTTTGCCGGCGCGGCCGAGCAGCTGAAGGAAGCGCTGCTGGTGAATCCGTACGACACGCACGGCACGGCAGAAACCGTGCAGCAGGCGCTGCAGATGCCGCTCGAGGAGCGGCGCGAGCGGCACCAGAAGCTGCTGTCGCGCATCCGCGAGCAGGACATCCACTGGTGGCGGCGCAGCTTCCTCGACGCGCTGCGCCACGCCGCGAGCCAGCGCTAG
- a CDS encoding multifunctional CCA addition/repair protein, which translates to MKTYLVGGALRDRLLGRPVSDHDWLVVGATPEEMVSRGYLPVGRDFPVFLHPRTREEYALARTERKSAPGYRGFTVHASPDVTLEQDLARRDLTVNAIALPAEFVRADGSFEPDPDRLADPFHGRRDLEARLLRHVTDAFREDPVRILRVARFAARFDDFSVAPETMALMREMVAAGETGALVAERVWQELARGLMETRPSRMFEVLRACGALAVLLPEVDRLWGVPQSAEHHPEVDTGVHLMMVLDTSARLQAPLAVRFACLMHDLGKGTTDPAELPRHPGHEKRSAELLHAVCDRWRVPVDVRELAEVVAREHGNVHGSGPLDAAELVRLLERCDAFRKPARFADVLLACECDSRGRLGFEDQAYPQRGRLLTVLSAAAGVATDAVARKAQQSGAAGPQIGEAIHRARVEAVAALPG; encoded by the coding sequence ATGAAAACCTATCTCGTCGGCGGTGCGCTGCGCGACCGGCTGCTCGGACGGCCGGTGTCGGACCACGACTGGCTGGTGGTGGGCGCCACGCCCGAAGAGATGGTCTCGCGCGGCTACCTGCCCGTGGGGCGCGACTTTCCGGTGTTCCTGCACCCTCGCACGCGCGAGGAATACGCCCTGGCGCGCACCGAACGCAAGAGCGCTCCGGGCTATCGGGGCTTCACCGTCCACGCCTCGCCCGACGTCACGCTGGAGCAGGACCTCGCCCGGCGCGACCTCACCGTCAATGCCATTGCGCTGCCGGCCGAGTTCGTGCGGGCCGATGGCAGTTTCGAGCCCGATCCCGACCGGCTCGCCGATCCCTTCCATGGCCGGCGCGACCTCGAAGCGCGGCTGCTGCGCCACGTCACCGACGCCTTCCGCGAAGACCCGGTGCGCATCCTGCGGGTGGCCCGTTTCGCGGCGCGCTTCGACGATTTCTCGGTCGCGCCCGAAACCATGGCCTTGATGCGCGAGATGGTCGCGGCCGGCGAAACCGGTGCGCTGGTGGCCGAACGCGTCTGGCAGGAACTGGCGCGAGGCCTGATGGAAACGCGGCCGTCGCGCATGTTCGAGGTGCTGCGTGCGTGCGGCGCCCTCGCCGTGCTGCTGCCCGAGGTCGACCGGCTCTGGGGCGTGCCGCAGTCGGCGGAACATCATCCGGAAGTGGACACCGGCGTGCACCTGATGATGGTCCTCGACACCAGCGCGAGGCTCCAGGCGCCGCTTGCGGTGCGCTTCGCCTGCCTGATGCACGACCTGGGCAAGGGCACGACCGATCCCGCCGAGCTGCCGCGCCATCCGGGCCACGAGAAACGCAGCGCCGAACTGCTGCACGCGGTGTGCGACCGCTGGCGCGTGCCGGTCGACGTCCGCGAGCTGGCCGAGGTGGTGGCGCGCGAGCACGGCAACGTCCATGGCAGCGGCCCGCTGGACGCGGCGGAACTGGTGCGCCTGCTGGAGCGCTGCGACGCCTTCCGCAAGCCGGCGCGCTTTGCCGACGTGCTGCTGGCCTGCGAGTGCGATTCGCGCGGCCGCCTCGGCTTCGAGGACCAGGCCTACCCGCAGCGCGGGCGGCTGCTCACGGTGCTCTCCGCGGCGGCCGGCGTGGCGACCGATGCGGTGGCGCGCAAGGCGCAGCAGTCGGGCGCCGCCGGGCCGCAGATCGGCGAGGCGATCCACCGCGCACGGGTCGAGGCCGTGGCAGCATTGCCGGGCTGA
- a CDS encoding IS481 family transposase, with protein sequence MNTHKHARLTFARRIEMVKQMTLEGLDAVRAAAAHGVTAPTARKWLGRYLAGGEAALADASSRPTRSPRAIDAGKALLIVELRKRRMLQARIARSVGVSESTVSRVLARAGMSKLSDLVPVEAVVRYEHEAPGDLLHIDTKKLGRIVRPSHRVTGNRRDSVDGAGWETLFVAIDDHARLAFTAMHPDEKQAQAVLFLRNAVAYYARLGIIVKRLLTDNGPAFRSREFRATCTELGIKHSFTRPYRPQTNGKAERFIQSALREWAYGWTYQNSAHRTDALASWQHHYNWHRPHSGIGGVAPISRINSSRNNLLTLHS encoded by the coding sequence ATGAACACCCATAAGCATGCCCGACTTACCTTTGCCCGCCGAATCGAGATGGTCAAACAGATGACCTTGGAAGGCCTGGATGCCGTGCGAGCCGCAGCCGCACACGGCGTCACTGCGCCAACGGCCAGGAAGTGGCTCGGTCGCTATCTGGCCGGCGGCGAAGCCGCGTTGGCCGATGCATCCTCCAGGCCCACGCGCTCGCCCAGGGCCATCGATGCAGGCAAGGCCTTGCTCATCGTCGAGCTGCGCAAACGCCGGATGCTGCAGGCTCGCATCGCACGCAGCGTAGGCGTCTCGGAGTCCACGGTCAGTCGCGTCCTGGCGCGAGCGGGCATGTCCAAGTTGAGCGACCTGGTGCCCGTCGAGGCCGTTGTCCGCTACGAGCACGAGGCGCCCGGCGATCTGCTGCACATCGACACCAAGAAGCTTGGGCGCATCGTGCGGCCCAGCCACCGTGTCACAGGAAACCGGCGCGACTCGGTCGACGGCGCTGGCTGGGAGACGCTGTTCGTGGCCATCGACGACCACGCCAGGCTGGCATTCACCGCCATGCACCCGGACGAGAAGCAAGCGCAGGCGGTCCTGTTCCTGCGCAATGCGGTGGCCTATTACGCCCGCCTGGGCATCATCGTCAAGCGGTTGCTCACGGACAACGGCCCAGCGTTTCGCTCGCGCGAGTTCAGGGCAACCTGCACGGAACTGGGCATCAAGCACAGCTTCACGCGCCCCTACCGGCCGCAGACCAATGGCAAGGCCGAGAGGTTCATCCAGTCCGCGTTGCGAGAGTGGGCCTACGGCTGGACCTACCAGAACTCAGCCCATCGAACCGATGCCCTGGCAAGCTGGCAGCACCACTACAACTGGCATCGCCCGCACAGCGGCATCGGCGGCGTCGCGCCCATCTCCAGAATCAACTCGTCAAGAAACAACCTCTTGACGCTTCACAGCTAG
- the otsB gene encoding trehalose-phosphatase, which yields MPPPLDRDTALFLDFDGTLVALAPTPEAIEVPPALVGLLEDLRDQLGGALAVVSGRQIDAIDRFLAPLRLPAAGEHGVQRRDPEGRMQEQHAPDLMPILDIANELARVHEGLLVERKHAAIALHYRLAPQLEAVCRDAMSRAIAGRPQLELMHGKFVFEVKPTGINKGIAIEAFMNEAPFAGRKPVFAGDDTTDESGFAVVQPRGGIGIKVGSGPSLALHRLESPRAVFEWLVQLRDHLAAPEHKKEATPRSPE from the coding sequence ATGCCTCCCCCGCTGGACCGGGATACCGCCCTCTTCCTCGACTTCGACGGCACACTGGTCGCGCTTGCGCCCACCCCCGAAGCCATCGAGGTTCCTCCTGCGCTGGTGGGGCTGCTCGAAGACCTGCGCGACCAGCTCGGCGGGGCCCTGGCCGTGGTGTCGGGCCGCCAGATCGACGCCATCGACCGCTTCCTCGCGCCGCTGCGGCTGCCCGCCGCCGGCGAACACGGCGTGCAGCGCCGCGACCCAGAGGGCCGCATGCAGGAACAGCACGCGCCCGACCTCATGCCCATCCTGGACATCGCCAACGAGCTGGCGCGCGTACATGAAGGCCTGCTGGTCGAACGCAAGCACGCGGCCATTGCGCTGCACTACCGCCTGGCGCCGCAGCTGGAGGCCGTGTGCAGGGACGCCATGTCGCGCGCCATTGCGGGCCGGCCGCAGCTGGAGCTGATGCACGGCAAGTTCGTGTTCGAGGTCAAGCCCACGGGCATCAACAAGGGGATTGCCATCGAGGCCTTCATGAACGAGGCTCCGTTTGCCGGGCGCAAGCCGGTCTTCGCGGGCGACGACACCACCGACGAGAGCGGCTTCGCCGTGGTGCAGCCGCGCGGCGGGATCGGCATCAAGGTGGGCTCGGGTCCGAGCCTGGCGCTGCACCGGCTCGAATCGCCGCGCGCCGTCTTCGAATGGCTGGTGCAGCTGCGCGACCACCTGGCCGCGCCCGAACACAAGAAAGAAGCGACCCCGAGGAGCCCCGAATGA
- a CDS encoding glycoside hydrolase family 15 protein, with protein MTELQLSKAPEDRAGTSLSGAARPAGPAPVDAKAAAQGAPRGFGPPAEPSLNVGVIGNCAYSALIDARGRAVWCCLPRFDGDPVFNALLHPGEDAGAWAIEIEDFASSKQWYEPNTAVLRTQLFDSTGQGIEITDFAPRFYSRSRYFRPLMMVRRVRPIAGAPRIRVSLDPRFQWGATAPLEVTRGSNHIRYVGPDVTLRLNTDASISHILSRQPFVLSREYNFMFGVDETLLDGIADTARSFEQETISYWRTWSKRLAIPFEYQDAVIRAAITLKLSLYEDTGAIVAAMTTSIPEAPGSQRNWDYRYCWLRDAFFVVRALNSLSEVGTMEDYLRWLGNVVIGSHGEHIQPLYGIGLERELPESMVDGLQGYRGMGPVRVGNQAQEHFQHDVYGNIVLGAAQAFHDHRLLARAGVAEFPHLEAVGEQAIRVYGTPDAGMWELRTRARVHTSSALMSWAACDRLAKIARALELPERAAYWHGHAARMKEEILEKSWCEERQAFAESFGGHELDASILLMVEVGLIDARDPRFISTVDAMEKSLCDGPYMRRYEAADDFGKPETAFNICTFWRIDALAKIGRKAEARQIFETMLAARNPLGLLSEDTHPVTGEMWGNFPQTYSMVGIINAAVRLSAPWDSCI; from the coding sequence ATGACCGAGCTGCAACTGTCCAAGGCACCCGAAGACCGCGCGGGAACCTCCCTTTCCGGCGCGGCCAGGCCCGCCGGGCCCGCGCCGGTCGATGCCAAGGCCGCGGCGCAGGGGGCGCCGCGCGGCTTCGGGCCGCCGGCCGAGCCCTCGCTCAACGTCGGCGTGATCGGCAACTGCGCCTACAGCGCGCTCATCGACGCGCGTGGCCGCGCCGTGTGGTGCTGCCTGCCGCGCTTCGACGGCGACCCGGTGTTCAACGCCCTGCTGCATCCCGGCGAGGACGCCGGCGCATGGGCCATCGAGATCGAGGACTTCGCCTCCAGCAAGCAGTGGTACGAGCCCAATACCGCGGTGCTGCGCACGCAGCTCTTCGACAGCACCGGCCAGGGCATCGAGATCACCGACTTTGCGCCGCGCTTCTATAGCCGCTCGCGCTACTTCCGGCCGCTCATGATGGTGCGCCGCGTGCGGCCCATCGCCGGCGCGCCGCGCATCCGCGTGTCGCTCGACCCGCGCTTCCAGTGGGGCGCCACGGCGCCGCTGGAGGTCACGCGCGGCAGCAACCACATCCGCTACGTGGGGCCGGACGTGACGCTGCGGCTCAACACCGATGCGTCGATCTCGCACATTCTTTCGCGCCAGCCCTTCGTGCTCTCGCGCGAGTACAACTTCATGTTCGGCGTCGACGAGACGCTGCTCGACGGCATCGCCGACACTGCGCGCAGCTTCGAGCAGGAAACCATTTCCTACTGGCGCACCTGGAGCAAGCGGCTGGCCATTCCGTTCGAATACCAGGACGCGGTGATCCGCGCGGCCATCACGCTCAAGCTCTCGCTCTACGAGGACACGGGCGCCATCGTCGCGGCCATGACCACCAGCATTCCGGAGGCGCCGGGCAGCCAGCGCAACTGGGACTACCGCTACTGCTGGCTGCGCGACGCCTTCTTCGTGGTGCGCGCGCTCAACTCGCTGAGCGAAGTCGGCACCATGGAAGACTACCTGCGCTGGCTCGGCAACGTGGTGATCGGTTCGCACGGCGAGCACATCCAGCCGCTGTACGGCATCGGGCTGGAGCGCGAGCTACCCGAGTCGATGGTCGATGGCCTCCAGGGCTACCGCGGCATGGGCCCGGTGCGCGTGGGCAACCAGGCGCAGGAGCATTTCCAGCACGACGTCTACGGCAACATCGTGCTCGGCGCGGCGCAGGCCTTTCACGACCACCGCCTGCTGGCCCGCGCGGGCGTGGCCGAGTTCCCGCACCTGGAAGCCGTCGGCGAACAGGCGATCCGCGTCTACGGCACGCCCGATGCCGGCATGTGGGAGCTGCGCACCCGCGCCCGCGTGCACACCAGCTCGGCACTGATGAGCTGGGCGGCCTGCGACCGGCTGGCCAAGATCGCGCGCGCACTGGAGCTGCCCGAGCGCGCCGCGTACTGGCATGGCCATGCCGCGCGCATGAAGGAAGAAATTCTCGAGAAGTCATGGTGCGAGGAGCGCCAGGCCTTTGCCGAAAGCTTCGGCGGCCATGAACTCGACGCCAGCATCCTGCTGATGGTGGAAGTGGGCCTGATCGACGCGCGCGACCCGCGCTTCATCTCCACCGTGGACGCCATGGAAAAGTCGCTCTGCGACGGCCCCTACATGCGCCGCTACGAAGCGGCCGACGACTTCGGCAAGCCCGAGACCGCCTTCAACATCTGCACCTTCTGGCGCATCGACGCGCTCGCCAAGATCGGACGCAAGGCCGAGGCCCGGCAGATCTTCGAGACCATGCTGGCGGCGCGCAACCCCCTGGGCCTGCTGTCGGAAGACACGCATCCGGTCACCGGGGAGATGTGGGGCAACTTCCCGCAGACCTACTCGATGGTGGGCATCATCAACGCGGCCGTGCGGCTGTCGGCGCCGTGGGACTCGTGCATATGA